Within the Hippoglossus stenolepis isolate QCI-W04-F060 chromosome 2, HSTE1.2, whole genome shotgun sequence genome, the region TCCTGGGGTTGTTCTCATCTACGCTCTTGTACATGGAGAAATCCAGTTTGTCTGCATTTCTCACGCTGCCGTTTGAAAACCggactgtaaaataaatcataatattaataaatattaataaaaaaagacacacagagaggagcctGTCAACAGCTACTGCACAcaatcaaaaacatgtttattatgAGTCACAAGAAAATACATCAATGAAGCAGCAACTAATATACTGCTGCGATGttaaaaaagaatatatttatCAGTGTGTCATGTTTTAAAGTCTTTTTCCTGACTCAGTGCGCGTGTCACCTGGATTTCACTGAACTAAACAACTAGCCCCGCTGCTGCTAGCCCCCACGTGTACGATACAAACAAGCGTTTATACGTGAGAAATACGTATGGTCCGACGTTTACTGGCGTTATTAGCattttgattatattattaaaaagtCTGAACAAGCAACAAGAGGGAACAACGCACCCATAACAGCTTTGTcgccttctctttcctctttacAACACACTAACGAGcaggaggccgccatgtttgttgtcatGTGTGACGAGAGGATTCACTCCCTGCTACTTCCGCCTTCGCCGAGCTTGACAAAGTAGTCCACCATCAGGCATGTGAATTTAAGAATCtgacaataaatacaatatattggaaatcaagtttttaaaaacagcaaaacttttaattaaaattaaaattgacaaaaaggaaaaatttaGGCCACATGAATTCAGAAAGGAaggtttttcaaaataaaatagttcTGTGCAATAAATTAAGTGATATTTAAAGAGTAACTTCCCCACACAGCTCTGAGCCTCACTCCACCCTCTGATCCTTTTTGAAACATGATACAAACTGGGCATGGGTctgggggggggtgaggagggtgagggagacAGGGCCGCTGACCTCTTCAGGCCAAAAATAATGGAGAGCGACACAGATTCATTGAGATAGATGATAAGAAAATGCTGCTTTGAATCGCTGGTCATATTAAGAAATGACCACCCAGAGAAGTGTGGCTGAAAACTACCTgggctgaggaagaggagggttcAGAGGCAAATTGACCAAGTATCACTTTAGAAATAAGTAATATAACAGTGCTGCATTAGAAGAAATACTGAATACTCTGATTCTGCAAGTCATTGCAATCCTGACAATCCAAATAGATAgatcaacagacagacagacagacagtcatcAGTCAGACtgagtgactgactgactgactgactggttggttggttgattgattgattgattgattgattggatggatagatagaaaTATAGctagatagacagacagacagacagactttgCTGTAAGATAGTAGAAGGATGAGGAAGTGGCTCTGGTGGGGAAACAGCGCCACCTTGTGAGTCTGGAAGGTAAAAGCCGTCTGCACAGTGACTGATGGGAGAATTCATAAAGTGAAACATTGTCTCCCTGCAGAGATCGCTTTACAGCCCGTGTCCGCCTCATTCACGGTTGCTATTATGCCCGACTGTGCCTGGGGGAGGACACCGACAGATGCGTGAGACAAGCGGTCACGGAGAGGACACATCCCCGGCAGCTCACATCCAAACACAGGAGGACACAGCGCACACTGGATcgcgggtggggggggggacatggcGTGTGACCGCTACACAGACCGTGTTAGCAGCCTGAAATGTTAGCTAGTTTAGATCTGAAGATACAAACAGCAGTTTGTACACAGGGGAAGCGGCGCAGCCAGAGCCAACCGCAAGCTAATGCTAGCGTTGTAGCTAACAGGCTATTTGCTGGTGTGCAGCCAGCTAACTTTAGCCTCTTCGGTATCTCTGCTCGGGGCCcggtcctcttcttcttcttcttcctcctgggACCGACGCTTTCAGGATAATTCAAGGTAACGTCAGACGTCAGCAGCTCCATATTGTCACCGTGTGTTTGCTCGTTCAGCTACAGTAGCTAACTGCTCCTGTGGCAGCTAGTCCAGACTTGTTAgctgtgttgtattgtttttatcattattatgcaTAAATTCAGTGTAAACTAGCTACTGTGCATTATACAGTGTTTCTTTGAAGTTTGTCCCTTTACAGTATGGATTAATAACCCcactagatagatagatagatagatagatagatagaatttGTCCCTTTACATTATGGATTAATAACCCCACTGATATTTTAGTTCCCCCTCACATTACTGCCTTTGTCCCACAGCTGCagactttgatttgttttacatCCTCACATCAGCACCTCCTCTAACAAACCTAGCAAGTGACAGCATCTTCACCTGTGTTACCCCATCATTACTCCCATGTACTCTGTCCCCCTGACAGTCTCATCCCAGGCCTCCATCGCCTCAGGCAGCCTGCTAATGTTATCTTTGCTGTCACATAATCTGTTGATTAGTTACCACGTTAAACGTGTAGTCAATAAATTGGgtgaaaaaaacatccatcacaATTTCCCAGAGCCCGAAGCTGCATGTTTTGTCTTATAAACGGTAAAGGATGTAACCAATTTTTACATAATCACGtgtatcacttttttttcatcgagatctatgaattattcattgggaaaatgtaaaaaaaaatgccttttgGTCTTCCCAGACCCAAACTGCATctttccaccaggtttcgtggATATTCgttcagatgtttttgtgtaatcttgcttacaaacaaacaaacaaacaaacagacagacaggatgtaaaacataacctcttttgttgtgtttgataTCTGACAACCCATCAAAGGATTCAAAGAAAATCCTGTTTATCAATGCTGTGTTGATGTGGACTAatcaactcttttttttatatactctttttttatgtattaaGGGTCATGGATTTCCCGGGCCACTTTGAGCAGCTCTTCCAGCAGCTGAACTACCAGCGTGTCCATGGCCAGCTGTGCGATTGTGTCATCGTTGTGGGGAGTCGACACTTTAAAGCCCACCGCTCTGTGCTGGCGGCCTGCAGCACTCACTTCAGAGCCCTGTTCACTGTTGCAGAGGGAGATTCGAGCATGAATATGATTCAGCTGGACAGCGAGGTCAGGATCGTaaaaaccttgtcaaaggcAGTAGCAATGTAGTATAATCTTAATAATTTATAATGATGACCGCATAGAGGGTGTGGAAGAGTGTAATCCAGTTAAAACATGGACATATTTGACatattaaattcagttttgttACCGTTTAAAATAGCACAGACGAGATCAAGCAGATATTTGTGTGATTGCAGGTGGTGACGGCTGAAGCTTTTGCTGCACTGGTGGACATGATGTACACGTCCACACTGATGCTGGGGGAGAGCAACGTCATGGATATCCTCCTCGCTGCCTCACACCTGCACCTCAACAATGTAGTGAAAGCCTGTAAACACTACCTGACAACACGTACGCTGCCTATGTCCTCCTCATCGGACAGACCCACACATCACCACCCTCAGCAGGACCAGCAGAggcgcaggcagcagcagcagcagcagcagcagcaacagcaacagcagcagcagcaacaagcagATTTAGCAGTGAACCCTACTCTAGCAGCTAATGCTAACCTTGCAACAAATGCTGCCACAACAAAGTTGCAGCGCTCCTTCCTGTTGCAGCAGCTCGGACTCAGCTTGGTGAGCTCTGCTTTGGGTGGGATAGAGGAGGATGGGATGGGAAATATAGTTGGCAATAGAGAGGTAGGACAGAGAGCCTCTTTCCCAATCCGGCGCTTCCACAAACGCAAGCCCTCCCTAGCACTGAACCTGTCAGAAGAGAGACCCAGGCAGAGGCAGCGCCCCTCAGCCCCTAACCACGGTTTGTTGGGAGAGGAAGGGCTGAACGCAGAGCGGGAGGAAGGAGCACTCCTGTCCCCGGACTCCCACAAGATGGGGGACGAATCAAAATTAGATGCTGGCCTCGTAGGGATCTCCCAAGATGATCCTCAGATGCCCAGCCAGTCAGACAGTGGAcactgtgggggggggaactTGGGGAGAATGCAGGGAGGAGTGAGCAAGGAGGAGGATATGGATGACCATGACCACCAGGACAACAGGTTAGCGGTGAAGATTAAATCAGGgaccgaggaagaggaggctgaagaACAAGAACAGAAGGTAAATCTGTGGCTTCTTGTTTTTGAAAACTTGCAGTTGACCTCATGCAAGAACATTTTCACGAGTTTTCCAAGATGGATCCACCAAACTGTTAAATGCGCAAACTCGGACGAGGTGCACGTCTGtggaattagatttttttcacaCTATACAAATCTAAATTTCTGTAATTCTAGTAaccatatttatattaaatacagtattttgCTGTCTATGAAAAATTAATGAATCTGTTTGTAAGTGCGTTTTGATCCTGACCATCACAAAATCATTTAACTCATATCCAAATCACTCTGCTCTAAATAAGCTGCTGTCCTTGTAGGCTCCTCTCGATTAAAATAACCCCAAAACATCAGAAAATCAATATCTGCTTTAGTTAAAACTGGTCCTTTGCTTCCCACAGGTGGTGGTTAAACGAGAGCCGCTAAGCTCGCCTGAGCCAACGGATGAAATCAGTGACGTGACATCGCAGGCTGAGGGCAGCGACCCGGCCGAGCCTGGATGtccagaggaagaggggaaggtGGAGCTGAGCCCAGAGAGCAGCGACCGCAGCTTCACCTCGGAACCCCAACCCAGCTCGGACTCTCTGCTGCAGCCCAGCTCCCAGCTTCTCATCAAAAGCCACATGGGAGGAGGCGCCGGAGGTTTTGGATGTAACAACGGATCAAATAGCAAACCTGGTTTCAGTATTTCTAGCTTCCTTAGCCCAAAGGATTACGGAAGTGGTGTTGCAGGGTTGGTTACAGGAGAAGATAACCTGCCCAACACGACAACTGGGGATGCACATCACTTCCTGATGAGACAGGATGCTGCTGGACCACCTGGCTCTGCTTCTTCTTGTCTTCTGCAGTCCCCACTCAGTGGTGAGAGTCGCAACAGCTTTGGAGACAACTTGCAGCATGATTCTCTATTCCTCCGTCCCCTGCACGACAGTTTGGGGAACcccagaggaggtggaggaaataTGAGTGGAGGGCATGGAGGGTTTGAGCCCTTTGGTTTGGACTTCCAGCGCTCCAGTCTGGGGCTTCACTCTCTAGGGCAACCCTCACGAGGAGCCGGAGGAGCCGGAGGAGCCGCCACTGCTTCTCTGGGCTATCCAGGATACAGGCGTATTGCCCCCAAAATGTTGTCCGGTAtaggaggagaagaaggtgtAGGCGGTGTTCTTCAGGattctgcctcttcctcctcaagTCTGGCAAGTCCCCTGCTTCTCAACGAGAGCGGTGGGTATGACATGAACAGTGGCAGGCCCACCTCCCTCCCGCCTCAGCTCACCCGTGCTTCAGCGGACGTCCTGTCTAAGTGC harbors:
- the LOC118100566 gene encoding zinc finger and BTB domain-containing protein 5, giving the protein MDFPGHFEQLFQQLNYQRVHGQLCDCVIVVGSRHFKAHRSVLAACSTHFRALFTVAEGDSSMNMIQLDSEVVTAEAFAALVDMMYTSTLMLGESNVMDILLAASHLHLNNVVKACKHYLTTRTLPMSSSSDRPTHHHPQQDQQRRRQQQQQQQQQQQQQQQQQADLAVNPTLAANANLATNAATTKLQRSFLLQQLGLSLVSSALGGIEEDGMGNIVGNREVGQRASFPIRRFHKRKPSLALNLSEERPRQRQRPSAPNHGLLGEEGLNAEREEGALLSPDSHKMGDESKLDAGLVGISQDDPQMPSQSDSGHCGGGNLGRMQGGVSKEEDMDDHDHQDNRLAVKIKSGTEEEEAEEQEQKVVVKREPLSSPEPTDEISDVTSQAEGSDPAEPGCPEEEGKVELSPESSDRSFTSEPQPSSDSLLQPSSQLLIKSHMGGGAGGFGCNNGSNSKPGFSISSFLSPKDYGSGVAGLVTGEDNLPNTTTGDAHHFLMRQDAAGPPGSASSCLLQSPLSGESRNSFGDNLQHDSLFLRPLHDSLGNPRGGGGNMSGGHGGFEPFGLDFQRSSLGLHSLGQPSRGAGGAGGAATASLGYPGYRRIAPKMLSGIGGEEGVGGVLQDSASSSSSLASPLLLNESGGYDMNSGRPTSLPPQLTRASADVLSKCKKALSEHNVLVVEGARKYACKICCKTFLTLTDCKKHIRVHTGEKPYACLKCGKRFSQSSHLYKHSKTTCLRWQNSNMSNGLM